A stretch of the Dyella telluris genome encodes the following:
- a CDS encoding YeeE/YedE family protein, with the protein MHPWLLSLLGGILIGLAAVWLMAMLGRIAGISGIASSLLRGAGDWPWRAAFVAGLVMSPLCLWLVRGDNGLGAPQVAWPWMALAGLLVGFGTRLGSGCTSGHGVCGIARLSSRSIAATAVFMVLGMLTVAVVRHWLGGLPA; encoded by the coding sequence ATGCATCCCTGGCTGCTTTCGCTGCTCGGCGGAATCCTGATCGGCCTGGCCGCGGTGTGGCTGATGGCGATGCTCGGCCGCATCGCCGGCATCAGCGGCATTGCCAGCAGCCTGCTGCGAGGCGCGGGTGACTGGCCATGGCGTGCTGCGTTCGTCGCCGGGTTGGTGATGTCGCCGCTGTGCCTGTGGCTTGTGCGCGGTGACAACGGTCTGGGCGCGCCGCAGGTGGCGTGGCCGTGGATGGCACTGGCCGGTCTGCTGGTGGGTTTCGGTACGCGGCTGGGCAGCGGTTGCACCAGCGGTCATGGCGTGTGCGGCATCGCGCGCCTGTCGTCGCGCTCCATCGCTGCGACCGCCGTTTTCATGGTGCTGGGCATGCTGACGGTAGCCGTGGTTCGCCACTGGCTGGGAGGGTTGCCGGCATGA
- a CDS encoding CsbD family protein has product MNQDTIQGNWKQLSGQIKQHWGKLTDDDLKVAEGNAEYLSGKLQERYGIARDEAMKQVKAFEKEIRHH; this is encoded by the coding sequence ATGAATCAAGACACCATCCAGGGGAATTGGAAGCAACTCAGCGGCCAGATCAAACAGCACTGGGGCAAGCTCACCGATGACGACCTCAAGGTCGCCGAGGGCAACGCCGAGTACCTGTCAGGCAAGCTGCAGGAGCGTTATGGCATTGCGCGCGACGAGGCCATGAAGCAGGTCAAGGCCTTCGAGAAAGAGATCCGCCACCACTGA
- a CDS encoding ShlB/FhaC/HecB family hemolysin secretion/activation protein has protein sequence MFICRIPTGRHRSGYLYASVLLALSGHARADEFTTSGSLLRQNPELTQPVAPQNRAASADDPFQAPAPAVAATQELAFPIKDIQIEGELSPAERAQTEALVAPLRGTEVTLSQLKALRGVISLALYRLSGNPVSVSLPPQEVADGVVRFTLLRGRIERVRIDNASPISDSLLDRIFARHSRSLPDIEQGMALVRKLPGVGAVHASLSEGEEEGGSLVTVHVVRGAGMDALVMADNAGSQNSGVQRIGVQAGINNVFGHGDRLELLAIGTPTFLQPRDQQGGETRVGRLSYDSAVGGNGLRVGAAYSEVGYRLGGIFDGLGKGHARVTSVYASRPLLRKPGADMDLSLSVEHKQLDDLRFGDLLESRREGDVVSARVSGDASRALSKLNMALNYNLGVGAGRMDADDIDRSMGYTAKETHAQDFAKLEASGGASKWLGARLVATAQLQGQWASRALDGSERMSLGGPGAVRAYNQNAPSVDSGGVASLGMSYLPRGLPGFSMEAFYDVGKGQLRAKGEATATRMELQGAGVGLGWQRRGFSARLSYAVPTGRREPGSSPQTWFTLRQSF, from the coding sequence ATGTTCATCTGCCGTATTCCCACCGGACGTCATCGCTCCGGTTATCTCTATGCTTCGGTGTTGCTGGCCTTGTCCGGCCATGCACGCGCCGACGAATTCACCACCTCGGGCAGCCTGCTGCGCCAGAACCCGGAACTCACCCAGCCCGTGGCACCGCAGAACCGTGCCGCGAGTGCGGATGATCCGTTCCAGGCACCCGCGCCGGCGGTGGCGGCAACCCAAGAGCTGGCGTTCCCCATCAAGGACATCCAGATCGAGGGCGAGTTGTCTCCCGCGGAGCGCGCGCAGACCGAAGCCCTGGTGGCGCCCCTGCGCGGAACCGAGGTCACGCTGTCGCAGCTCAAGGCCTTGCGCGGCGTCATCAGCCTTGCGCTGTACCGGCTCAGCGGCAATCCGGTGAGTGTGTCGCTGCCGCCACAGGAAGTCGCCGATGGCGTGGTGCGCTTCACGCTGCTGCGTGGCCGCATCGAGCGCGTGCGCATCGACAACGCGTCGCCGATCAGCGACAGCCTGCTGGACCGCATCTTCGCCCGTCACAGCCGCTCCCTGCCGGATATCGAGCAGGGCATGGCGCTGGTGCGCAAGCTGCCCGGGGTGGGCGCGGTGCATGCCTCGCTTTCCGAAGGCGAGGAGGAGGGCGGAAGCCTGGTCACGGTGCATGTGGTGCGCGGCGCGGGCATGGACGCCTTGGTCATGGCGGATAACGCGGGCTCGCAGAATTCCGGTGTGCAGCGCATCGGTGTGCAGGCCGGCATCAACAACGTGTTCGGCCATGGCGACCGGCTGGAACTGCTTGCCATCGGCACGCCAACCTTCCTGCAGCCCCGCGATCAACAGGGCGGTGAGACGCGCGTGGGTCGCCTGTCGTACGACAGCGCCGTGGGTGGCAACGGCCTGCGCGTGGGTGCCGCGTACTCGGAAGTGGGTTACCGGCTCGGCGGCATTTTCGATGGCCTGGGCAAGGGCCATGCCCGCGTTACCAGCGTCTACGCGTCGCGGCCGCTGCTGCGCAAGCCGGGCGCCGACATGGATCTGTCGCTGTCGGTCGAGCACAAGCAGCTGGATGACCTGCGCTTCGGCGATCTGCTGGAAAGCCGGCGCGAGGGCGATGTGGTCTCGGCGCGCGTGAGCGGCGATGCCTCGCGCGCACTCTCGAAGCTCAACATGGCGCTGAACTACAACCTGGGCGTAGGCGCCGGACGCATGGACGCCGACGACATCGACCGTTCCATGGGCTACACCGCGAAGGAAACCCACGCACAGGACTTCGCCAAGCTCGAGGCATCGGGCGGCGCGTCGAAATGGCTGGGTGCACGGCTCGTGGCCACCGCACAGCTGCAAGGCCAGTGGGCCAGCCGGGCGCTGGACGGCTCGGAGCGCATGTCGCTCGGCGGCCCCGGCGCGGTGCGGGCCTATAACCAGAATGCGCCTTCGGTGGACAGCGGCGGCGTGGCGTCACTGGGCATGTCGTACTTGCCGCGCGGCCTGCCGGGTTTCTCCATGGAGGCGTTCTATGACGTCGGCAAGGGCCAGCTGCGCGCCAAGGGCGAGGCCACCGCAACCCGCATGGAGCTGCAGGGTGCGGGCGTCGGCCTGGGCTGGCAGCGCAGAGGTTTCAGCGCGCGGCTGAGTTATGCCGTGCCCACCGGCCGCCGTGAGCCGGGCAGTTCGCCGCAGACCTGGTTCACCCTGAGGCAATCGTTCTAG
- a CDS encoding DUF6691 family protein, whose amino-acid sequence MKALMALIAGLLFGVGLGIAGMTHPAVVLGFLDVGGAWDPRLLFVMAGAVPVTAIGYRLVWRARKPRYEASFDVPTLQHIDARLLIGAALFGIGWGIAGYCPGPALASLAGGVASVWLLVAMMVLGWWLASRWPMRSNQGSSTRGSHRATT is encoded by the coding sequence ATGAAAGCGCTGATGGCCTTGATCGCTGGGCTGTTGTTTGGTGTCGGACTGGGCATCGCCGGGATGACGCATCCGGCCGTGGTGCTTGGCTTCCTCGACGTGGGCGGCGCGTGGGATCCGCGCCTGCTGTTCGTCATGGCGGGCGCGGTGCCCGTTACCGCCATCGGTTACCGCCTGGTGTGGCGCGCGCGCAAGCCACGCTACGAGGCATCGTTCGATGTGCCAACGCTGCAACACATCGACGCGCGCCTGTTGATAGGCGCAGCGCTGTTCGGCATCGGCTGGGGCATTGCCGGCTACTGCCCGGGGCCTGCACTGGCCTCGCTCGCCGGTGGCGTGGCTTCCGTCTGGCTGCTGGTCGCCATGATGGTGCTGGGCTGGTGGCTGGCATCGCGCTGGCCGATGCGTTCCAATCAGGGTTCTTCGACGCGAGGCAGCCACCGTGCAACGACCTGA
- a CDS encoding M1 family metallopeptidase: protein MKKLVLACAVAAGLLAAGAVCAPAFADGTDAAFDPQALFAPLSLPDAPNAFRDGAGKQGPQFWQNRVDYAIQASIDPAKHELRGDETISYTNHSPDALDVLWVQLDQNIYRRDSRGSLSSPRPRNDFTDGYQIDVVEVDGKPVHFLVDDTRMRVDLATALGANGKQAKLRIRYHYTVPGTWGGRTAVTPTKNGDIYEIAQWFPRMAVYDDLRGWDTQPYLGSEFYLEYGDIDYAVTVPWNYIVAGSGALTNSSEVLTSTQQKRLAQAAQSDSTVMIRSPQEVNDASSHPKQSGTQTWRFHMEHTRDVAFAASPAFVWDAARINLPDGKHSLAMSVYPVEGVGKDAWNRSTEYVKGAIEHFSAKWFAYPWPAAVNLGGHGAGMEYPGIVFDGYEDKGPMLFWITAHELGHGWFPMIVGSNERRHAFMDEGFNTFIDVYASDAFNKGEFAPKRDSEYAPKGGNPVDEILPVLADANAPTLMAPADSVSEKYRHSVSYFKGALGLVLLREQILGPERFDPAFRKYIATWAYHHPTPSDFFRFMSSEAGEDLSWWWRGWYLNNWQLDMGLTGASYVDNDPAKGVTVSLVSRQKLVMPATLRVDYADGSHEDVRVPVETWRQSATPKLALHTGKRIKTLTLDPEHKLPDADRANNSFAMP, encoded by the coding sequence ATGAAGAAACTCGTCCTGGCCTGCGCCGTTGCGGCGGGCCTGCTTGCGGCTGGCGCGGTCTGCGCTCCGGCCTTCGCCGACGGCACGGACGCCGCTTTCGACCCCCAGGCGCTGTTTGCGCCGCTCTCGCTGCCGGATGCGCCCAATGCCTTCCGCGATGGCGCCGGCAAGCAGGGGCCGCAGTTCTGGCAGAACCGCGTGGACTACGCCATCCAGGCGAGCATCGACCCCGCGAAGCACGAACTGCGCGGCGATGAAACCATCAGCTACACCAACCACAGCCCCGACGCGCTGGACGTGCTGTGGGTGCAGCTGGACCAGAACATCTACCGCCGCGATTCGCGCGGTTCGCTCAGCTCGCCACGTCCGCGCAACGACTTCACCGACGGCTACCAGATCGACGTGGTGGAAGTGGACGGCAAGCCCGTGCATTTCCTCGTGGACGACACGCGCATGCGCGTGGACCTGGCCACCGCACTGGGCGCCAACGGCAAGCAGGCGAAGCTGCGCATCCGCTACCACTACACGGTGCCCGGCACCTGGGGCGGACGCACGGCGGTGACGCCGACCAAGAACGGCGACATCTACGAGATTGCCCAATGGTTCCCGCGCATGGCCGTCTACGATGACCTGCGCGGATGGGATACGCAGCCTTATCTCGGCTCGGAGTTCTACCTGGAATACGGTGACATCGACTATGCCGTCACCGTGCCGTGGAACTACATCGTGGCTGGTTCCGGCGCGCTTACCAACAGCAGTGAGGTACTTACCTCCACGCAGCAGAAGCGCCTGGCGCAGGCGGCGCAGAGCGACAGCACGGTGATGATCCGCTCGCCGCAGGAAGTGAACGACGCCTCCAGCCATCCGAAGCAGAGCGGCACGCAGACCTGGCGTTTCCATATGGAGCACACCCGCGACGTGGCCTTTGCCGCCTCGCCCGCGTTCGTGTGGGACGCTGCCCGCATCAACCTGCCCGATGGCAAGCATTCGCTGGCCATGTCGGTATACCCGGTGGAAGGCGTGGGCAAGGACGCGTGGAATCGCTCCACCGAATACGTGAAGGGCGCCATCGAGCACTTCTCGGCCAAGTGGTTTGCCTATCCGTGGCCGGCGGCCGTGAACCTCGGCGGGCACGGCGCGGGCATGGAATACCCGGGCATCGTGTTCGACGGCTACGAAGACAAGGGTCCGATGCTGTTCTGGATCACCGCGCACGAACTGGGCCACGGCTGGTTCCCGATGATCGTGGGTTCGAACGAGCGCCGCCATGCGTTCATGGACGAGGGCTTCAACACCTTCATCGACGTGTACGCTTCGGATGCTTTCAACAAGGGCGAGTTCGCCCCCAAGCGCGACAGCGAGTACGCGCCCAAGGGCGGCAACCCCGTAGACGAGATCCTGCCGGTGCTGGCCGATGCCAATGCGCCCACGCTGATGGCGCCGGCCGATTCCGTGTCGGAGAAGTACCGCCACTCGGTGAGCTACTTCAAGGGTGCGCTGGGCCTGGTGCTGTTGCGTGAGCAGATCCTGGGGCCAGAGCGTTTCGATCCGGCCTTCCGCAAATACATCGCCACCTGGGCGTACCACCATCCCACCCCGTCCGATTTCTTCCGTTTCATGAGCAGCGAAGCGGGCGAGGATCTGTCGTGGTGGTGGCGCGGCTGGTATCTCAACAACTGGCAGCTCGACATGGGGCTCACCGGCGCCAGCTATGTGGACAACGACCCCGCCAAGGGCGTCACCGTGTCGCTGGTGAGCCGGCAGAAGCTGGTGATGCCGGCCACCCTGCGCGTCGACTATGCCGATGGCAGCCACGAGGACGTGCGCGTGCCGGTGGAAACCTGGCGCCAGAGCGCGACGCCGAAGCTGGCGTTGCACACGGGCAAGCGCATCAAGACGCTGACGCTGGATCCGGAGCATAAGTTGCCGGATGCGGATCGGGCGAATAATAGTTTCGCGATGCCCTGA
- the queF gene encoding NADPH-dependent 7-cyano-7-deazaguanine reductase QueF (Catalyzes the NADPH-dependent reduction of 7-cyano-7-deazaguanine (preQ0) to 7-aminomethyl-7-deazaguanine (preQ1) in queuosine biosynthesis), which translates to MSTPEHSPLGKTTVYADRYDPSLLFPIPRQAKRDEIGVSAPLPFHGEDIWNAYELSWLDTRGKPVVALAEFRVPATSPNIIESKSFKLYLNGFSQERVADRGNLIATLVRDLSAAAGAPVEVALTDAQAQGHAVTDLDGMLVDDLPVDIDDYGPPRADYLTADKAQPEVEQTLVSNLLRSNCPVTGQPDWGSVQIRYRGAPIDPAGLLRYLVSFRNHNEFHEQCVERIFVDVMARCRPQQLSVYARYTRRGGLDINPYRSTGTEHPGNPRGARQ; encoded by the coding sequence ATGAGCACCCCCGAACACTCCCCGCTCGGCAAGACCACGGTCTACGCCGACCGCTACGACCCCTCCCTGCTGTTTCCCATCCCGCGCCAGGCCAAGCGCGACGAGATCGGCGTGTCCGCGCCGCTGCCGTTCCATGGCGAGGACATCTGGAACGCCTATGAGCTGTCCTGGCTGGATACGCGCGGCAAGCCGGTGGTGGCGCTGGCGGAATTCCGCGTGCCGGCCACGTCGCCGAACATTATCGAATCGAAGTCGTTCAAGCTGTATCTCAACGGCTTTTCGCAGGAGCGCGTGGCCGACCGGGGCAACCTGATCGCCACCCTGGTGCGCGATCTCTCCGCTGCCGCCGGAGCGCCGGTGGAGGTCGCCCTGACCGATGCGCAGGCGCAGGGCCATGCGGTGACCGACCTGGACGGCATGCTGGTCGACGACCTGCCGGTGGACATCGACGATTACGGCCCGCCGCGCGCGGACTATCTGACCGCCGACAAGGCCCAGCCCGAGGTCGAGCAGACGCTGGTGTCGAACCTGCTGCGCTCGAACTGCCCGGTGACCGGCCAGCCGGACTGGGGCAGCGTGCAGATCCGCTATCGCGGCGCACCGATCGACCCGGCCGGCCTGCTGCGCTATCTCGTCTCCTTCCGCAACCACAATGAATTCCACGAGCAGTGCGTGGAGCGCATCTTCGTGGACGTGATGGCGCGATGCCGTCCGCAGCAGCTCAGCGTGTATGCGCGCTACACGCGGCGCGGCGGGCTGGATATCAATCCGTATCGCAGCACGGGCACGGAACACCCGGGCAATCCACGCGGCGCACGCCAGTAA
- a CDS encoding HdeD family acid-resistance protein, which yields MSSLLQRGVSRTGWLLVIYGVISILFGISAILWPGSTVVALTWAFGIMALAEGVISLFALFNRHVAVSRGWLVLYALASIVFGLLALWHPLAVVNVLLIFLAAWLIVAGVYRIVFAFRVRKEIQGEWMIALSGVLAIVLGGLLVAYPVAGLLTVAIWIGVAALVYGILQVIAGVRMHRFKRAL from the coding sequence ATGAGTTCCCTCCTGCAGCGTGGCGTCAGCCGCACCGGCTGGCTGCTGGTGATCTACGGCGTCATCTCCATCCTGTTCGGCATCAGCGCGATCCTGTGGCCGGGAAGCACGGTAGTGGCACTGACCTGGGCGTTCGGCATCATGGCGCTGGCCGAGGGCGTCATCAGCCTGTTCGCCCTGTTCAACCGTCACGTGGCGGTGTCGCGCGGCTGGCTGGTGCTGTATGCGCTCGCCTCCATCGTGTTCGGCCTGCTGGCCCTCTGGCATCCGCTGGCGGTGGTCAACGTGTTGCTGATCTTCCTCGCCGCATGGCTGATCGTGGCCGGCGTTTACCGCATCGTGTTCGCCTTCCGGGTGCGCAAGGAAATCCAGGGCGAATGGATGATCGCCTTGAGCGGCGTGCTCGCCATTGTGCTCGGCGGGCTGCTGGTGGCCTACCCGGTGGCGGGCCTGCTGACCGTGGCGATCTGGATCGGCGTAGCCGCGCTGGTCTACGGCATCCTGCAGGTCATTGCCGGCGTGCGCATGCATCGCTTCAAGCGGGCGCTGTAA
- a CDS encoding ArsR/SmtB family transcription factor: MQRHADEAVSVLKALGSSNRLMLVCQLLDGERSVGGLAEALGLAQSVVSQHLSLLRRDGLVSGRREGQSIYYAISDDRVHALMQRLFELYCAQE, translated from the coding sequence ATGCAACGCCATGCCGACGAAGCCGTGAGCGTGCTCAAGGCGCTGGGCAGCAGCAACCGGTTGATGCTGGTGTGCCAATTGCTCGATGGCGAACGTTCGGTCGGCGGCCTGGCCGAGGCGCTGGGGCTGGCGCAGAGCGTGGTGTCGCAGCACCTGTCACTGCTTCGTCGCGACGGGCTGGTGTCCGGGCGCCGCGAGGGACAGTCGATCTACTACGCGATCAGCGACGATCGCGTGCATGCCCTGATGCAGCGACTGTTCGAACTCTATTGCGCGCAAGAGTGA
- a CDS encoding MBL fold metallo-hydrolase: protein MQRPDVKAFFDEATNTFSYVAWDPATRKAAVIDSVLDFDPVSGRTRRDSANALIDFVKAQGLDVEWVIDTHVHADHLSAAPYVQSVLGGKLAIGEHIREVQETFGEVFNAGSEFRRDGSQFDHLFQDGERYRLGSIDAVAMHTPGHTPACMTHFIGDAAFVGDTLFMPDYGTARCDFPGGDARTLYRSIQRIFALPDETRVFLCHDYKAPGRDQFTHETTVGDERRSNIHVGEGKGEEDFVQMRNTRDATLSMPRLLLPSVQVNMRGGRFPPAEDNGTAYLKIPLDTM from the coding sequence GTGCAACGACCTGACGTAAAGGCCTTCTTCGACGAGGCCACCAATACCTTCAGTTACGTCGCATGGGATCCGGCCACGCGCAAGGCGGCGGTGATCGACAGCGTGCTCGACTTCGATCCGGTGTCGGGCCGCACGCGGCGCGATTCGGCCAACGCGCTGATCGACTTCGTGAAGGCACAGGGACTGGACGTGGAATGGGTGATCGACACGCATGTGCACGCCGATCACCTGTCTGCCGCTCCCTACGTGCAGTCGGTGCTGGGCGGCAAGCTCGCCATCGGTGAGCACATCCGCGAAGTGCAGGAGACCTTCGGCGAGGTCTTCAACGCGGGCAGCGAGTTCCGGCGCGACGGCAGCCAGTTCGATCACCTGTTCCAGGATGGCGAGCGCTATCGACTGGGCAGCATCGACGCCGTGGCCATGCATACCCCTGGGCATACGCCGGCCTGCATGACGCATTTCATCGGCGATGCGGCCTTTGTCGGCGATACCTTGTTCATGCCCGACTACGGCACGGCGCGCTGCGATTTCCCCGGTGGCGATGCGCGCACGCTGTATCGCTCCATCCAGCGCATCTTTGCCTTGCCGGACGAGACGCGCGTGTTCCTGTGCCACGATTACAAGGCGCCGGGCCGTGACCAGTTCACCCACGAAACCACGGTGGGCGACGAGCGGCGTTCCAACATCCATGTGGGTGAAGGCAAGGGCGAGGAGGATTTCGTGCAGATGCGCAACACCCGCGACGCCACGCTGTCCATGCCGCGCCTGCTGCTGCCGTCCGTGCAGGTGAACATGCGCGGAGGCAGGTTCCCTCCGGCGGAAGACAACGGCACGGCGTACCTCAAGATCCCGCTCGACACCATGTAA
- a CDS encoding filamentous hemagglutinin N-terminal domain-containing protein: MNNKGSAALRAMKPAVLAWAMGCAGSAWALDSGQIAAGNGSINTSGARTTISQNSDKMIVNWKNFDIASGQSVDIQQPNAQSAILNRVTGSATATQINGALNANGRVFVVNPNGVMFGSGAQVNVDSLVASTLNISDGDFMNARPGQRVQLSGDGKQGAVNNAGTINARNGVALVGAQAVNKGQINATGVALAAADNVSLSMDNSDVNVTLNKAAVNALADNGGVIVSKGGTVSLTAAATGNALNTVVRNTGTIEANQANWGPQATIVLGATQDGSVSAGGKLTSNGDINLSTARVMPGSAAKGGNVTVENGAQLKASTGQVMVDADAGDVALKGGITAERAASVRGNHVSVNAPVVASGDLFVNAGQLNQTADVTSKYGNATLVAGAINQAKGVTTSADQQVTIRAERESKYVNEGAVYNTASPVSTIANVKGRSVDVAAENLQLNGKLEAEGDVRVSGIQHTDYVCSNNGYGCSGKSQDSIVTQNGDITSTRGNAFVSGSRVTQAASSNTTAAGMAAISANDAVTVGNVKAGQRIDIAGRSVTVGGTLSAPQVEKHIIGGTTDSQSDADARAQAEAQARAQAEAQARAQAEADARAQADAQARAQADAQARADAEARAKADAQASTQGKPTYTTPDGYVFTIDDHGMMLYLQRDGRWTGDYPPYYRG, translated from the coding sequence ATGAACAACAAGGGATCCGCGGCACTTCGTGCCATGAAGCCGGCCGTGCTGGCATGGGCCATGGGCTGCGCCGGCAGTGCATGGGCGCTCGATTCGGGCCAGATCGCCGCGGGCAACGGCTCGATCAATACCAGCGGCGCCAGGACGACCATCTCGCAGAACAGCGACAAGATGATCGTCAACTGGAAGAACTTCGATATCGCCAGCGGCCAGTCGGTGGATATCCAGCAGCCTAACGCGCAGTCGGCCATCCTCAACCGCGTCACCGGTTCCGCTACCGCCACGCAGATCAACGGTGCCCTCAACGCCAATGGCCGCGTGTTCGTGGTGAACCCGAACGGCGTGATGTTCGGTTCCGGCGCGCAGGTGAACGTGGACAGCCTGGTGGCCTCCACCCTCAACATCAGCGACGGGGATTTCATGAATGCCCGTCCGGGCCAGCGCGTGCAGCTGTCGGGTGATGGCAAGCAGGGCGCGGTGAACAATGCCGGCACCATCAACGCCCGCAACGGCGTGGCCCTGGTGGGCGCGCAGGCCGTGAACAAGGGCCAGATCAACGCCACCGGCGTGGCGCTGGCCGCTGCGGACAACGTGTCGCTGTCCATGGACAACTCCGACGTCAACGTCACGCTGAACAAGGCTGCGGTGAACGCGCTGGCCGACAACGGCGGCGTGATCGTGTCCAAGGGCGGCACCGTGTCGCTCACTGCCGCCGCCACCGGCAATGCGCTGAACACCGTGGTGCGCAACACCGGCACCATCGAAGCCAACCAGGCCAACTGGGGCCCGCAGGCCACCATCGTGCTCGGCGCCACGCAAGACGGCAGCGTCAGCGCGGGCGGCAAGCTGACCTCCAATGGCGATATCAACCTGTCCACCGCACGCGTCATGCCGGGCAGCGCCGCCAAGGGCGGCAACGTCACCGTGGAGAACGGCGCGCAGCTGAAGGCGAGTACCGGCCAGGTGATGGTGGATGCCGATGCCGGCGACGTTGCCCTGAAGGGCGGCATCACCGCGGAGCGCGCGGCCTCCGTTCGCGGCAACCATGTCAGCGTGAACGCCCCCGTGGTGGCCAGCGGCGATCTCTTCGTCAACGCCGGGCAGCTGAACCAGACGGCCGACGTCACCAGCAAGTACGGCAATGCCACGCTGGTGGCCGGTGCGATCAACCAGGCCAAGGGCGTGACTACCAGCGCCGACCAGCAGGTGACCATCCGCGCCGAGCGCGAGTCGAAGTACGTCAACGAAGGCGCCGTCTACAACACGGCCAGCCCGGTGAGCACGATTGCCAACGTCAAGGGTCGTTCCGTCGACGTGGCCGCCGAGAACCTCCAGCTCAACGGCAAGCTCGAGGCCGAGGGTGACGTGCGGGTCAGCGGCATCCAGCACACCGACTACGTCTGCTCGAACAACGGCTACGGTTGCAGCGGGAAATCGCAGGACTCCATCGTTACCCAGAACGGCGACATCACCAGCACCCGGGGCAACGCCTTCGTTTCCGGTTCGCGGGTGACGCAGGCCGCGTCGTCCAACACCACCGCAGCCGGCATGGCCGCCATCAGCGCCAATGACGCCGTGACAGTGGGCAACGTGAAGGCCGGTCAGCGCATCGACATCGCCGGTCGCTCTGTCACGGTGGGCGGCACGCTGAGCGCGCCGCAGGTGGAGAAGCACATCATCGGCGGCACCACCGACAGCCAGTCCGACGCCGACGCTCGCGCGCAGGCCGAAGCGCAGGCACGTGCCCAGGCGGAAGCGCAGGCCCGCGCGCAGGCAGAGGCCGATGCCCGTGCCCAGGCCGACGCCCAGGCTCGCGCCCAGGCGGATGCCCAGGCCCGTGCCGACGCCGAGGCTCGCGCCAAGGCCGATGCGCAGGCCAGCACGCAGGGCAAGCCGACCTACACCACGCCGGACGGCTATGTGTTCACCATCGACGACCACGGCATGATGCTGTACCTGCAGCGTGACGGTCGTTGGACCGGTGACTACCCGCCGTACTACCGCGGTTGA